The following proteins are co-located in the Xiphophorus hellerii strain 12219 chromosome 2, Xiphophorus_hellerii-4.1, whole genome shotgun sequence genome:
- the tmem17 gene encoding transmembrane protein 17B isoform X2, which translates to MELPETIRKRLDDFSRNILFDQTRTVTFAEENDGFLPHEKPVLSSLQLQMSLYFNMWFFPCWWISETVMLHLKYPALPEYYKFILVTILLLMTLIEAIRLYLGYAGNLQEKVPELAGFWLLTTLLQLPLILFQLFNEAILIQPLERGVHIVLTVFILIQAASGFAALRNMVRHTGSQFHLQQFD; encoded by the exons ATGGAGCTCCCGGAGACCATCAGAAAGCGCTTAGATGACTTTTCTCGTAATATCTTATTTGACCAGACTCGAACTGTGACGTTCGCCGAAGAAAACGACGGATTCTTGCCTCACG AGAAACCAGTTCTGTCCAGCCTCCAGCTGCAGATGTCGCTGTATTTTAACATGTGGTTCTTTCCCTGCTGGTGGATCAGTGAAACTGTTATGCTGCATCTCAAG TACCCTGCCTTGCCAGAGTACTACAAGTTCATCCTTGTGACTATTCTGCTGCTGATGACTCTTATTGAGGCCATCAGGCTTTATCTCGGATATGCTGGGAACCTGCAAGAAAAG gtTCCAGAGTTGGCAGGCTTTTGGTTGCTCACCACCCTTCTGCAGCTTCCCCTCATCCTTTTCCAGCTGTTTAATGAAGCCATTCTCATCCAGCCTCTGGAGAGGGGCGTCCACATAGTGCTCACCGTATTCATTCTCATACAG GCTGCCTCTGGTTTTGCAGCGCTGCGGAACATGGTTAGACACACAGGGAGCCAGTTTCATCTCCAACAGTTTGACTGA
- the tmem17 gene encoding transmembrane protein 17B isoform X1, with product MELPETIRKRLDDFSRNILFDQTRTVTFAEENDGFLPHEKPVLSSLQLQMSLYFNMWFFPCWWISETVMLHLKYPALPEYYKFILVTILLLMTLIEAIRLYLGYAGNLQEKVPELAGFWLLTTLLQLPLILFQLFNEAILIQPLERGVHIVLTVFILIQRCGTWLDTQGASFISNSLTDFGGSDIHVCSGVQ from the exons ATGGAGCTCCCGGAGACCATCAGAAAGCGCTTAGATGACTTTTCTCGTAATATCTTATTTGACCAGACTCGAACTGTGACGTTCGCCGAAGAAAACGACGGATTCTTGCCTCACG AGAAACCAGTTCTGTCCAGCCTCCAGCTGCAGATGTCGCTGTATTTTAACATGTGGTTCTTTCCCTGCTGGTGGATCAGTGAAACTGTTATGCTGCATCTCAAG TACCCTGCCTTGCCAGAGTACTACAAGTTCATCCTTGTGACTATTCTGCTGCTGATGACTCTTATTGAGGCCATCAGGCTTTATCTCGGATATGCTGGGAACCTGCAAGAAAAG gtTCCAGAGTTGGCAGGCTTTTGGTTGCTCACCACCCTTCTGCAGCTTCCCCTCATCCTTTTCCAGCTGTTTAATGAAGCCATTCTCATCCAGCCTCTGGAGAGGGGCGTCCACATAGTGCTCACCGTATTCATTCTCATACAG CGCTGCGGAACATGGTTAGACACACAGGGAGCCAGTTTCATCTCCAACAGTTTGACTGACTTCGGAGGCTCAGACATCCACGTCTGTTCTGGTGTGCAATGA
- the agbl2 gene encoding cytosolic carboxypeptidase 2 isoform X3 → MPTEPQTKRTPGAVIRSLRKTCKTLGPDESNSEQTEDELAERRQLCMNLSQTLRTTQLLLNFHGGQPVFILRPPSELVNFLRPRWPVECEVISDSIQHIEWEPPEPEPFYKSSNKESLIPAEDGPGNVVYCSDFATKHLYFTCSRVGGSRGSTSCAKFLDTPPDITLEFESRFESGNLQKAVQVGAFDYELTLRTDMYTEKHTQWFYFRLRNMKAKMIYRFTITNLMKASSLYSLGMRPLLYSERAAKENGVGWHRAGSNIRYYQNCSEDTNENNDDGDRLYSLTWTLRFPYDSDTCYLAHCYPYTYSRLQYYLKQITSNPAVASYCEVRTLCQSLAGNAVYVITITSRGTSQEEVRNKKAVVVTARVHPGETNGSWMMEGFLDFLLGDSDDAQVLRDNFVFKVVPMLNPDGVVVGNYRCSLAGRDLNRNYKTLLKDSFPCVWHTRNMVERLVAETEVVLYCDFHGHNRKNNVFMYGCDSHSKLFKFQERVFPLMMSKNARNKFSYKSCRFKVQKSKEGTGRIVMWRLGIKNSYTLEATFGGSTLDDRKGTHFTTGDLKSMGFYFCDTLLDFCDPDQTKVNHCLAEVSTLLKTEIKKKMSKTLDTDSSFSVSDLETSTSGSNSSDSDGLPVHLLHQQRIPEKTHFKKKKKKLKSRKERDRLQPSRERTSSRTKESCLSPENMDEVRSQESPVGGQKRGKQNDLKGTCVVSSPTSHPEEEDSQDNDCIPCMHHKLKHLYESTPYMTPPSGGAVPSGDKVVSNREVRCSCPPLSLKVPPPCSPVLMQPLHYTPPLSSQQGSTFLAPFRFPPSGFIRMAPPIPPTSSVSTSSNCRVFKDKHVQWVSGNFPTKGFSTSVTDVARARRREGTLKDSSEVDASSFTPLMGKTKGLSERWHPLERK, encoded by the exons ATGCCCACCGAG CCTCAGACAAAGAGAACACCGGGCGCTGTCATCAGGAGTTTAAGGAAAACCTGCAAGACGTTGGGTCCTGACGAATCTAACTCAGAGCAAACTGAGGACGAATTAGCGGAGAGGAGGCAGT TATGCATGAATCTGAGTCAGACTCTAAGGACAACGCAGCTGCTCTTAAACTTCCATGGTGGTCAGCCGGTTTTCATTCTAAGGCCACCGTCTGAGCTGGTTAACTTCCTTCGCCCCCGATGGCCAGTAGAGTGTGAAGTCATCAGCGACAGCATCCAGCACATAG aatggGAGCCACCAGAGCCGGAGCCCTTTTATAAGTCCTCCAACAAGGAGTCCCTCATTCCAGCTGAAGATGGGCCAGGGAATGTGGTGTACTGCTCGGACTTTG CAACAAAGCATTTATATTTCACCTGCTCTCGTGTTGGAGGAAGCAGGGGCTCCACCAGTTGTGCCAAGTTTCTTGACACACCCCCAGATATTACTCTTGAATTTGAATCGCGCTTCGAAAGTGGCAACCTTCAGAAGGCTGTCCAAGT GGGCGCCTTCGACTACGAGCTCACGCTGCGTACAGACATGTACACTGAGAAGCACACGCAGTGGTTTTACTTCAGGTTGAGGAACATGAAGGCTAAAATGATTTACCGCTTCACCATAACCAACTTGATGAAGGCGAGCAGTCTGTATTCCCTCGGCATGAGGCCGCTCCTGTACTCTGAGAGGGCTGCTAAGGAAAATGGAGTTGGTTGGCATCGAGCAGGGTCCAACATCAGATACTATCAGAACTGCAGCGAG GATACAAATGAGAACAATGATGACGGCGACCGCCTGTACTCGCTCACCTGGACTCTCCGGTTCCCCTATGACTCAGACACGTGCTACCTGGCCCACTGCTACCCCTACACGTATTCACGGCTGCAGTACTACCTGAAGCAGATAACCTCCAATCCAGCAGTAGCATCGTACTGCGAAGTGCGGACGCTGTGCCAAAGTCTTGCAGGGAACGCCGTCTATGTTATTACCATCACGTCTAGAGGGACCAGCCAGGAGGAGGTGAGAAACAAGAAGGCTGTGGTGGTGACAGCACGAGTCCATCCAGGGGAAACCAACGGATCCTGGATGATGGAGGGATTTTTAGACTTTCTGCTCGGAGACTCAGATGATGCTCAAGTTCTCAGGGATAACTTTGTTTTCAAG GTTGTGCCAATGTTGAACCCAGATGGTGTTGTGGTGGGAAACTACAGGTGCTCACTGGCAGGCAGGGATCTCAACAGAAACTATAAAACGTTGCTGAAGGATTCTTTTCCATGTGTTTGGCACACCAGGAACATGGTTGAAAG ACTTGTGGCTGAAACAGAAGTAgttctttactgtgattttcaCGGCCACAACCGCAAAAACAATGTGTTCATGTATGGATGTGACAGCCACAGCAAGCTGTTCAAGTTTCAAGAGAGGGTCTTTCCGCTAATGATGAGCAAGAATGCAAGGAATAAG TTTTCCTATAAGAGCTGTAGGTTCAAGGTGCAGAAGAGCAAGGAGGGAACAGGGCGGATCGTCATGTGGAGATTGGGCATCAAGAACAGCTACACCCTAGAGGCCACCTTCGGAGGATCCACTCTGG ATGACAGAAAAGGGACCCATTTTACTACTGGAGATTTGAAGTCGATGGGCTTTTACTTCTGCGACACCCTCCTGGACTTCTGTGACCCTGATCAAACAAAG GTGAATCACTGTTTAGCAGAGGTGTCAACCTTATTGAAAACGGAGATCAAGAAGAAAATGAGCAAGACTCTGGATACCGATAGTAGCTTTTCTGTGTCTGACCTGGAAACCAg CACGAGTGGCTCTAATAGTTCAGATTCAGACGGACTTCCAGTTCACTTACTGCACCAGCAAAGAATTCCAGAG aaaactcattttaagaagaaaaagaaaaaattaaaatctcgTAAGGAAAGAGACAGACTCCAACCAAGCCGTGAGAGGACTAGTTCACGGACAAAG GAGTCCTGTCTTTCTCCTGAAAATATGGATGAAGTGCGAAGCCAAGAGTCACCTGTTGGAGGACAAAAGAGAGGAAAG CAGAATGACCTGAAGGGAACATGTGTAGTCTCATCTCCAACCAGTCATCCTGAAGAG GAGGACAGTCAGGACAACGACTGCATCCCATGCATGCACCACAAATTGAAGCATCTGTATGAAAGCACACCGTACATGACACCTCCATCAGGTGGAGCAGTACCATCAG GTGATAAAGTGGTTAGCAATAGAGAGGTGAGATGCAGCtgcccccctctctctctgAAGGTTCCTCCGCCATGTTCTCCTGTTCTGATGCAGCCCCTGCACTATACGCCACCTTTGTCTTCTCAACAAG GGTCAACTTTCTTAGCTCCATTCAG GTTTCCTCCATCTGGGTTTATCAGAATGGCTCCACCCATTCCTCCGACTTCATCCGTTTCCACATCCAGCAATTGCCGTGTTTTCAAAGACAAACATGTACAGTGGGTCTCTGGTAATTTTCCAACTAAGGGTTTCTCCACATCGGTCACAGACGTAGCCAGAGCCCGCCGTAGAGAAGGGACCCTAAAGGATTCATCTGAAG TGGATGCATCTTCGTTTACACCTCTTATGGGCAAAACCAAAGGGCTCTCAGAACGCTGGCACCCCCTTGAGAGAAAGTGA
- the agbl2 gene encoding cytosolic carboxypeptidase 2 isoform X1 produces the protein MPTEPQTKRTPGAVIRSLRKTCKTLGPDESNSEQTEDELAERRQSVCMNLSQTLRTTQLLLNFHGGQPVFILRPPSELVNFLRPRWPVECEVISDSIQHIEWEPPEPEPFYKSSNKESLIPAEDGPGNVVYCSDFATKHLYFTCSRVGGSRGSTSCAKFLDTPPDITLEFESRFESGNLQKAVQVGAFDYELTLRTDMYTEKHTQWFYFRLRNMKAKMIYRFTITNLMKASSLYSLGMRPLLYSERAAKENGVGWHRAGSNIRYYQNCSEDTNENNDDGDRLYSLTWTLRFPYDSDTCYLAHCYPYTYSRLQYYLKQITSNPAVASYCEVRTLCQSLAGNAVYVITITSRGTSQEEVRNKKAVVVTARVHPGETNGSWMMEGFLDFLLGDSDDAQVLRDNFVFKVVPMLNPDGVVVGNYRCSLAGRDLNRNYKTLLKDSFPCVWHTRNMVERLVAETEVVLYCDFHGHNRKNNVFMYGCDSHSKLFKFQERVFPLMMSKNARNKFSYKSCRFKVQKSKEGTGRIVMWRLGIKNSYTLEATFGGSTLDDRKGTHFTTGDLKSMGFYFCDTLLDFCDPDQTKVNHCLAEVSTLLKTEIKKKMSKTLDTDSSFSVSDLETSTSGSNSSDSDGLPVHLLHQQRIPEKTHFKKKKKKLKSRKERDRLQPSRERTSSRTKESCLSPENMDEVRSQESPVGGQKRGKQNDLKGTCVVSSPTSHPEEEDSQDNDCIPCMHHKLKHLYESTPYMTPPSGGAVPSGDKVVSNREVRCSCPPLSLKVPPPCSPVLMQPLHYTPPLSSQQGSTFLAPFRFPPSGFIRMAPPIPPTSSVSTSSNCRVFKDKHVQWVSGNFPTKGFSTSVTDVARARRREGTLKDSSEVDASSFTPLMGKTKGLSERWHPLERK, from the exons ATGCCCACCGAG CCTCAGACAAAGAGAACACCGGGCGCTGTCATCAGGAGTTTAAGGAAAACCTGCAAGACGTTGGGTCCTGACGAATCTAACTCAGAGCAAACTGAGGACGAATTAGCGGAGAGGAGGCAGT CAGTATGCATGAATCTGAGTCAGACTCTAAGGACAACGCAGCTGCTCTTAAACTTCCATGGTGGTCAGCCGGTTTTCATTCTAAGGCCACCGTCTGAGCTGGTTAACTTCCTTCGCCCCCGATGGCCAGTAGAGTGTGAAGTCATCAGCGACAGCATCCAGCACATAG aatggGAGCCACCAGAGCCGGAGCCCTTTTATAAGTCCTCCAACAAGGAGTCCCTCATTCCAGCTGAAGATGGGCCAGGGAATGTGGTGTACTGCTCGGACTTTG CAACAAAGCATTTATATTTCACCTGCTCTCGTGTTGGAGGAAGCAGGGGCTCCACCAGTTGTGCCAAGTTTCTTGACACACCCCCAGATATTACTCTTGAATTTGAATCGCGCTTCGAAAGTGGCAACCTTCAGAAGGCTGTCCAAGT GGGCGCCTTCGACTACGAGCTCACGCTGCGTACAGACATGTACACTGAGAAGCACACGCAGTGGTTTTACTTCAGGTTGAGGAACATGAAGGCTAAAATGATTTACCGCTTCACCATAACCAACTTGATGAAGGCGAGCAGTCTGTATTCCCTCGGCATGAGGCCGCTCCTGTACTCTGAGAGGGCTGCTAAGGAAAATGGAGTTGGTTGGCATCGAGCAGGGTCCAACATCAGATACTATCAGAACTGCAGCGAG GATACAAATGAGAACAATGATGACGGCGACCGCCTGTACTCGCTCACCTGGACTCTCCGGTTCCCCTATGACTCAGACACGTGCTACCTGGCCCACTGCTACCCCTACACGTATTCACGGCTGCAGTACTACCTGAAGCAGATAACCTCCAATCCAGCAGTAGCATCGTACTGCGAAGTGCGGACGCTGTGCCAAAGTCTTGCAGGGAACGCCGTCTATGTTATTACCATCACGTCTAGAGGGACCAGCCAGGAGGAGGTGAGAAACAAGAAGGCTGTGGTGGTGACAGCACGAGTCCATCCAGGGGAAACCAACGGATCCTGGATGATGGAGGGATTTTTAGACTTTCTGCTCGGAGACTCAGATGATGCTCAAGTTCTCAGGGATAACTTTGTTTTCAAG GTTGTGCCAATGTTGAACCCAGATGGTGTTGTGGTGGGAAACTACAGGTGCTCACTGGCAGGCAGGGATCTCAACAGAAACTATAAAACGTTGCTGAAGGATTCTTTTCCATGTGTTTGGCACACCAGGAACATGGTTGAAAG ACTTGTGGCTGAAACAGAAGTAgttctttactgtgattttcaCGGCCACAACCGCAAAAACAATGTGTTCATGTATGGATGTGACAGCCACAGCAAGCTGTTCAAGTTTCAAGAGAGGGTCTTTCCGCTAATGATGAGCAAGAATGCAAGGAATAAG TTTTCCTATAAGAGCTGTAGGTTCAAGGTGCAGAAGAGCAAGGAGGGAACAGGGCGGATCGTCATGTGGAGATTGGGCATCAAGAACAGCTACACCCTAGAGGCCACCTTCGGAGGATCCACTCTGG ATGACAGAAAAGGGACCCATTTTACTACTGGAGATTTGAAGTCGATGGGCTTTTACTTCTGCGACACCCTCCTGGACTTCTGTGACCCTGATCAAACAAAG GTGAATCACTGTTTAGCAGAGGTGTCAACCTTATTGAAAACGGAGATCAAGAAGAAAATGAGCAAGACTCTGGATACCGATAGTAGCTTTTCTGTGTCTGACCTGGAAACCAg CACGAGTGGCTCTAATAGTTCAGATTCAGACGGACTTCCAGTTCACTTACTGCACCAGCAAAGAATTCCAGAG aaaactcattttaagaagaaaaagaaaaaattaaaatctcgTAAGGAAAGAGACAGACTCCAACCAAGCCGTGAGAGGACTAGTTCACGGACAAAG GAGTCCTGTCTTTCTCCTGAAAATATGGATGAAGTGCGAAGCCAAGAGTCACCTGTTGGAGGACAAAAGAGAGGAAAG CAGAATGACCTGAAGGGAACATGTGTAGTCTCATCTCCAACCAGTCATCCTGAAGAG GAGGACAGTCAGGACAACGACTGCATCCCATGCATGCACCACAAATTGAAGCATCTGTATGAAAGCACACCGTACATGACACCTCCATCAGGTGGAGCAGTACCATCAG GTGATAAAGTGGTTAGCAATAGAGAGGTGAGATGCAGCtgcccccctctctctctgAAGGTTCCTCCGCCATGTTCTCCTGTTCTGATGCAGCCCCTGCACTATACGCCACCTTTGTCTTCTCAACAAG GGTCAACTTTCTTAGCTCCATTCAG GTTTCCTCCATCTGGGTTTATCAGAATGGCTCCACCCATTCCTCCGACTTCATCCGTTTCCACATCCAGCAATTGCCGTGTTTTCAAAGACAAACATGTACAGTGGGTCTCTGGTAATTTTCCAACTAAGGGTTTCTCCACATCGGTCACAGACGTAGCCAGAGCCCGCCGTAGAGAAGGGACCCTAAAGGATTCATCTGAAG TGGATGCATCTTCGTTTACACCTCTTATGGGCAAAACCAAAGGGCTCTCAGAACGCTGGCACCCCCTTGAGAGAAAGTGA
- the agbl2 gene encoding cytosolic carboxypeptidase 2 isoform X2: MPTEPQTKRTPGAVIRSLRKTCKTLGPDESNSEQTEDELAERRQSVCMNLSQTLRTTQLLLNFHGGQPVFILRPPSELVNFLRPRWPVECEVISDSIQHIEWEPPEPEPFYKSSNKESLIPAEDGPGNVVYCSDFATKHLYFTCSRVGGSRGSTSCAKFLDTPPDITLEFESRFESGNLQKAVQVGAFDYELTLRTDMYTEKHTQWFYFRLRNMKAKMIYRFTITNLMKASSLYSLGMRPLLYSERAAKENGVGWHRAGSNIRYYQNCSEDTNENNDDGDRLYSLTWTLRFPYDSDTCYLAHCYPYTYSRLQYYLKQITSNPAVASYCEVRTLCQSLAGNAVYVITITSRGTSQEEVRNKKAVVVTARVHPGETNGSWMMEGFLDFLLGDSDDAQVLRDNFVFKVVPMLNPDGVVVGNYRCSLAGRDLNRNYKTLLKDSFPCVWHTRNMVERLVAETEVVLYCDFHGHNRKNNVFMYGCDSHSKLFKFQERVFPLMMSKNARNKFSYKSCRFKVQKSKEGTGRIVMWRLGIKNSYTLEATFGGSTLDDRKGTHFTTGDLKSMGFYFCDTLLDFCDPDQTKVNHCLAEVSTLLKTEIKKKMSKTLDTDSSFSVSDLETSTSGSNSSDSDGLPVHLLHQQRIPEKTHFKKKKKKLKSRKERDRLQPSRERTSSRTKESCLSPENMDEVRSQESPVGGQKRGKNDLKGTCVVSSPTSHPEEEDSQDNDCIPCMHHKLKHLYESTPYMTPPSGGAVPSGDKVVSNREVRCSCPPLSLKVPPPCSPVLMQPLHYTPPLSSQQGSTFLAPFRFPPSGFIRMAPPIPPTSSVSTSSNCRVFKDKHVQWVSGNFPTKGFSTSVTDVARARRREGTLKDSSEVDASSFTPLMGKTKGLSERWHPLERK; encoded by the exons ATGCCCACCGAG CCTCAGACAAAGAGAACACCGGGCGCTGTCATCAGGAGTTTAAGGAAAACCTGCAAGACGTTGGGTCCTGACGAATCTAACTCAGAGCAAACTGAGGACGAATTAGCGGAGAGGAGGCAGT CAGTATGCATGAATCTGAGTCAGACTCTAAGGACAACGCAGCTGCTCTTAAACTTCCATGGTGGTCAGCCGGTTTTCATTCTAAGGCCACCGTCTGAGCTGGTTAACTTCCTTCGCCCCCGATGGCCAGTAGAGTGTGAAGTCATCAGCGACAGCATCCAGCACATAG aatggGAGCCACCAGAGCCGGAGCCCTTTTATAAGTCCTCCAACAAGGAGTCCCTCATTCCAGCTGAAGATGGGCCAGGGAATGTGGTGTACTGCTCGGACTTTG CAACAAAGCATTTATATTTCACCTGCTCTCGTGTTGGAGGAAGCAGGGGCTCCACCAGTTGTGCCAAGTTTCTTGACACACCCCCAGATATTACTCTTGAATTTGAATCGCGCTTCGAAAGTGGCAACCTTCAGAAGGCTGTCCAAGT GGGCGCCTTCGACTACGAGCTCACGCTGCGTACAGACATGTACACTGAGAAGCACACGCAGTGGTTTTACTTCAGGTTGAGGAACATGAAGGCTAAAATGATTTACCGCTTCACCATAACCAACTTGATGAAGGCGAGCAGTCTGTATTCCCTCGGCATGAGGCCGCTCCTGTACTCTGAGAGGGCTGCTAAGGAAAATGGAGTTGGTTGGCATCGAGCAGGGTCCAACATCAGATACTATCAGAACTGCAGCGAG GATACAAATGAGAACAATGATGACGGCGACCGCCTGTACTCGCTCACCTGGACTCTCCGGTTCCCCTATGACTCAGACACGTGCTACCTGGCCCACTGCTACCCCTACACGTATTCACGGCTGCAGTACTACCTGAAGCAGATAACCTCCAATCCAGCAGTAGCATCGTACTGCGAAGTGCGGACGCTGTGCCAAAGTCTTGCAGGGAACGCCGTCTATGTTATTACCATCACGTCTAGAGGGACCAGCCAGGAGGAGGTGAGAAACAAGAAGGCTGTGGTGGTGACAGCACGAGTCCATCCAGGGGAAACCAACGGATCCTGGATGATGGAGGGATTTTTAGACTTTCTGCTCGGAGACTCAGATGATGCTCAAGTTCTCAGGGATAACTTTGTTTTCAAG GTTGTGCCAATGTTGAACCCAGATGGTGTTGTGGTGGGAAACTACAGGTGCTCACTGGCAGGCAGGGATCTCAACAGAAACTATAAAACGTTGCTGAAGGATTCTTTTCCATGTGTTTGGCACACCAGGAACATGGTTGAAAG ACTTGTGGCTGAAACAGAAGTAgttctttactgtgattttcaCGGCCACAACCGCAAAAACAATGTGTTCATGTATGGATGTGACAGCCACAGCAAGCTGTTCAAGTTTCAAGAGAGGGTCTTTCCGCTAATGATGAGCAAGAATGCAAGGAATAAG TTTTCCTATAAGAGCTGTAGGTTCAAGGTGCAGAAGAGCAAGGAGGGAACAGGGCGGATCGTCATGTGGAGATTGGGCATCAAGAACAGCTACACCCTAGAGGCCACCTTCGGAGGATCCACTCTGG ATGACAGAAAAGGGACCCATTTTACTACTGGAGATTTGAAGTCGATGGGCTTTTACTTCTGCGACACCCTCCTGGACTTCTGTGACCCTGATCAAACAAAG GTGAATCACTGTTTAGCAGAGGTGTCAACCTTATTGAAAACGGAGATCAAGAAGAAAATGAGCAAGACTCTGGATACCGATAGTAGCTTTTCTGTGTCTGACCTGGAAACCAg CACGAGTGGCTCTAATAGTTCAGATTCAGACGGACTTCCAGTTCACTTACTGCACCAGCAAAGAATTCCAGAG aaaactcattttaagaagaaaaagaaaaaattaaaatctcgTAAGGAAAGAGACAGACTCCAACCAAGCCGTGAGAGGACTAGTTCACGGACAAAG GAGTCCTGTCTTTCTCCTGAAAATATGGATGAAGTGCGAAGCCAAGAGTCACCTGTTGGAGGACAAAAGAGAGGAAAG AATGACCTGAAGGGAACATGTGTAGTCTCATCTCCAACCAGTCATCCTGAAGAG GAGGACAGTCAGGACAACGACTGCATCCCATGCATGCACCACAAATTGAAGCATCTGTATGAAAGCACACCGTACATGACACCTCCATCAGGTGGAGCAGTACCATCAG GTGATAAAGTGGTTAGCAATAGAGAGGTGAGATGCAGCtgcccccctctctctctgAAGGTTCCTCCGCCATGTTCTCCTGTTCTGATGCAGCCCCTGCACTATACGCCACCTTTGTCTTCTCAACAAG GGTCAACTTTCTTAGCTCCATTCAG GTTTCCTCCATCTGGGTTTATCAGAATGGCTCCACCCATTCCTCCGACTTCATCCGTTTCCACATCCAGCAATTGCCGTGTTTTCAAAGACAAACATGTACAGTGGGTCTCTGGTAATTTTCCAACTAAGGGTTTCTCCACATCGGTCACAGACGTAGCCAGAGCCCGCCGTAGAGAAGGGACCCTAAAGGATTCATCTGAAG TGGATGCATCTTCGTTTACACCTCTTATGGGCAAAACCAAAGGGCTCTCAGAACGCTGGCACCCCCTTGAGAGAAAGTGA